A single genomic interval of Panthera uncia isolate 11264 chromosome A1 unlocalized genomic scaffold, Puncia_PCG_1.0 HiC_scaffold_17, whole genome shotgun sequence harbors:
- the GPR150 gene encoding probable G-protein coupled receptor 150 produces the protein MEDPFSPSTFSLAPNVSVPVSPGWGLNFTSEQGAPAPGPPPPPPPPPGPPGRRVRLVFLGVILVVAVAGNSTVLCRLCGGAGPWAGPKRRKMDFLLVQLALADLYACGGTALSQLAWELLGEPRRAAGDLSCRFVQLLQASGRGASAHLVVLIALERQRTVRRPQGPPLPARALAALGWLLALLLALPPAFVVRGGAPSPPPAAPSAPRAWPGERRCRDIFAPLPRWHLQVYALYEAVAGFVAPVAVMGVACSRLLCAWWQRPPQAPPPSAPWWASPGRAPAPSALPRAKVQSLKMSLALALLFVSCELPYFAARLAAVWSSGQVGDWEAEEVAAALHLVGVANSALDPFVYLFFQAGDCRLLRRLRRRLGAVCCSWEGTAEDDEGTGGHQALHRHRWPHPHYHHARREQPVEGCWRPPPPRPRPLPCSCESAF, from the coding sequence ATGGAGGATCCCTTCAGCCCCTCAACTTTCTCGCTGGCGCCCAACGTCTCCGTACCCGTCTCTCCCGGCTGGGGTCTCAACTTCACTTCGGAACAGGGAGCCCCGGCcccggggccgccgccgccgcctccgccgcctcCCGGACCGCCCGGCCGCCGCGTCCGCCTGGTCTTCCTGGGGGTCATCTTGGTGGTGGCGGTGGCCGGCAACAGCACTGTGCTGTGTCGCCTGTGCGGGGGTGCCGGGCCGTGGGCCGGCCCCAAGCGTCGCAAGATGGACTTCCTGCTCGTGCAGCTGGCCCTCGCTGACCTGTACGCGTGCGGAGGCACCGCGCTGTCGCAGCTGGCCTGGGAGCTGCTGGGCGAGCCGCGCCGGGCGGCGGGAGACCTGTCGTGCCGCTTCGTGCAGCTGCTGCAGGCGTCCGGCCGAGGCGCTTCGGCCCACCTCGTGGTACTCATTGCCCTCGAACGCCAGCGCACCGTGCGCCGGCCGCAGGGCCCGCCGCTGCCAGCGCGCGCCCTCGCCGCCCTGGGCTGGCTGCTGGCGCTGCTGCTGGCGCTGCCCCCGGCCTTCGTGGTGCGCGGGGGCGCCCCCTCGCCGCCACCCGCCGCGCCCTCGGCCCCCCGCGCTTGGCCCGGGGAGCGTCGCTGCCGTGACATCTTCGCGCCTCTGCCGCGCTGGCACCTGCAGGTCTATGCGCTTTACGAGGCCGTCGCGGGCTTCGTGGCGCCGGTCGCGGTCATGGGCGTAGCTTGCAGTCGCCTGCTCTGCGCCTGGTGGCAGCGCCCGCCCCAGGCCCCGCCGCCTTCAGCGCCCTGGTGGGCGAGTCCCGGCCGAGCCCCTGCGCCCAGCGCGCTGCCACGCGCTAAGGTACAGAGTCTGAAGATGAGCCTGGCGCTGGCGCTGCTGTTCGTGAGCTGCGAGCTTCCCTACTTCGCTGCCCGGCTGGCGGCCGTGTGGTCGTCGGGACAGGTGGGAGACTGGGAGGCCGAGGAAGTGGCGGCCGCGCTGCACCTCGTGGGAGTGGCCAACAGCGCTCTCGATCCCTTCGTTTACCTCTTCTTCCAGGCAGGCGACTGCCGGCTCCTGCGGAGGCTGCGGAGGCGCCTGGGCGCAGTCTGCTGTTCGTGGGAGGGAACAGCGGAGGACGATGAGGGGACGGGGGGCCACCAAGCGCTTCACCGCCACCGCTGGCCCCACCCCCATTATCACCACGCTAGACGCGAGCAGCCAGTAGAGGGCTGCTGGCGCCCACCTCCGCCTCGCCCCCGGCCGCTGCCCTGCTCCTGCGAAAGCGCTTTCTAG